A stretch of the Spirochaetota bacterium genome encodes the following:
- the hutH gene encoding histidine ammonia-lyase: MIVLDNELNLENYKKIVYEGEKVKISEKAKKRVNVNREIVNKIVSQDKAIYGLNTGFGNLANIKIGKEEIEKLQINLIRSHSTGYGERASYYVVRGTILLRLFSLLKGYSGVKFENLVVFEEYLNENIYPYIPVLGSLGASGDLAPLSHLVLSMMGEGEIIDENGIRVESSKIIEQKKLTKLSLSYKEGLAFINGTSFMLAFLLDCIYNSENLIKLFDVISAFSIENLKGSLTPFLEELSLVRPYLGQKNTSKNIYNLLKNSEIIKSHKDCPKVQDAYSLRCIPQVHGAVKEVFRDVISKVIIEMNSVTDNPLIFSEDKVYSGGNFHGEILAFYADFLSIAMSELGAISERRLERLLNPSLSGLPPFLAKNPGVESGLMIVQYTTSALVSLNKTFSSPSSIDSIPVSANQEDHVSMGANACFKLSKIIDNLYYIVAAELFANIRAKVFHSIKFSEISEFIFDYFNSKVEIKYFDYQYYKILENIIKILKDFSFIKTIESKFGNIEI, from the coding sequence ATGATAGTTTTAGATAATGAGTTAAATCTTGAAAATTATAAAAAAATTGTTTATGAAGGAGAAAAGGTTAAAATATCGGAAAAAGCTAAAAAGAGAGTTAATGTAAATAGAGAAATTGTTAATAAAATAGTAAGTCAGGATAAAGCAATTTATGGACTTAATACGGGTTTTGGTAATCTTGCAAATATTAAAATAGGGAAAGAAGAGATAGAAAAATTGCAAATTAATTTAATAAGGTCACACTCTACGGGTTATGGTGAAAGAGCTTCATACTACGTAGTGAGAGGAACGATATTACTCCGGCTTTTCTCTTTGTTAAAAGGTTATTCTGGAGTAAAATTTGAAAATTTAGTTGTATTTGAAGAATACTTAAATGAAAATATTTATCCTTATATTCCAGTCCTAGGTTCTCTTGGTGCTTCTGGAGATCTTGCCCCATTGTCACATCTTGTTTTATCAATGATGGGGGAAGGAGAAATTATAGATGAAAATGGAATAAGAGTTGAATCTTCGAAAATAATAGAGCAGAAAAAATTAACAAAACTAAGTTTATCTTATAAAGAAGGATTGGCGTTTATTAATGGTACCTCATTTATGCTTGCTTTCTTATTAGATTGTATCTATAATTCAGAAAATTTAATTAAACTTTTTGATGTTATTTCTGCTTTTTCTATTGAAAATTTAAAAGGATCATTGACACCTTTTTTGGAGGAACTAAGCTTAGTTAGGCCATATTTGGGACAAAAGAATACTTCAAAAAATATCTATAATTTACTTAAAAATTCGGAAATCATAAAATCTCATAAAGATTGCCCAAAGGTTCAGGATGCTTATTCTTTAAGGTGTATTCCCCAGGTTCATGGTGCTGTTAAAGAGGTTTTTAGGGATGTAATTTCAAAAGTTATAATAGAAATGAATTCTGTAACTGATAATCCACTTATATTTTCTGAAGATAAAGTATATTCTGGGGGTAATTTTCATGGTGAAATACTTGCTTTTTATGCCGACTTTCTTTCAATAGCTATGTCTGAATTAGGTGCAATATCTGAGAGAAGACTTGAGAGATTACTTAACCCCTCTTTATCTGGACTTCCTCCATTTTTAGCTAAAAATCCAGGTGTAGAATCCGGGCTGATGATTGTTCAATATACAACTTCTGCTTTAGTTTCTTTAAATAAAACATTTTCTTCGCCATCATCTATTGATTCTATTCCAGTTTCTGCAAATCAGGAAGATCATGTTTCAATGGGTGCAAATGCATGTTTTAAATTGTCAAAGATTATAGATAATTTGTATTATATTGTTGCTGCGGAGCTTTTTGCTAATATAAGGGCAAAAGTATTTCATAGTATAAAATTTTCTGAAATTTCTGAGTTTATTTTTGATTATTTTAACTCAAAAGTTGAAATAAAATACTTTGACTATCAATACTATAAAATATTAGAAAATATTATAAAGATATTAAAAGATTTCTCATTTATTAAAACTATTGAATCTAAATTTGGAAATATAGAGATATAA
- the kdsB gene encoding 3-deoxy-manno-octulosonate cytidylyltransferase, with translation MNSKITPSIVIPARLNSQRLERKMLYKIGNSTLIGLLLKNFDRDIYYNNSKINVYCLTDSYEIIEEVKKFKKIVPIMTPDTINSGTERIIYSINNCLVEGNFFINIQGDEPLVTWEYIEDFINWIFSFDDEKIDSSIFTIGKIFDSKEIYLNPNNVKAIVNKKGEALYFSRAGLPFYRSEEKFKCILHYGIYGYSKNTLINYSKMKDSELEKAEKLEQLKFIDNGGKIYLKLVEFDLVGIDTEKDIERLKNYIKF, from the coding sequence ATGAACAGTAAAATTACCCCATCGATAGTTATACCAGCAAGACTTAATTCTCAGAGATTAGAAAGAAAAATGTTATATAAGATAGGAAATTCTACACTAATAGGATTACTATTAAAAAACTTTGACAGAGATATATATTACAATAATAGCAAAATAAATGTTTATTGCTTAACTGATTCTTATGAAATAATTGAAGAGGTTAAAAAGTTCAAAAAGATAGTTCCTATAATGACTCCAGATACTATTAATTCTGGAACCGAGAGGATTATTTATTCTATCAATAATTGTCTTGTAGAAGGAAATTTCTTTATTAACATTCAAGGAGATGAACCACTTGTTACATGGGAATATATTGAAGATTTTATAAATTGGATATTTTCATTTGACGATGAAAAAATTGATTCTTCTATATTTACAATTGGTAAAATTTTTGATTCAAAGGAAATATATTTAAACCCTAACAATGTTAAAGCTATTGTAAATAAAAAGGGGGAAGCTTTATATTTTTCAAGGGCTGGCTTGCCTTTTTATAGAAGTGAAGAAAAATTTAAGTGTATTTTACATTATGGTATTTATGGTTATTCTAAAAATACACTTATAAATTATTCTAAAATGAAAGATTCTGAGCTTGAAAAAGCTGAAAAACTTGAACAATTAAAATTTATAGACAATGGTGGAAAAATTTATTTAAAACTTGTTGAATTTGACTTGGTTGGAATAGATACCGAAAAAGATATTGAAAGATTAAAAAATTATATTAAGTTTTAA
- the coaD gene encoding pantetheine-phosphate adenylyltransferase, producing the protein MNKKVIYPGSFDPVTFGHIDIIKRASNLFDEVFVAVLNNQRKNYLFTIEERKRMLEESLKEFKNINIVTFNGLLVDLAKKLEVNHIVRGLRAISDFEYEFEIALTNRNISNKFIDTIFFMTDEKYFYLSSSLVKEVYFLGGNVDNMVPECVKKYLEQKREKNNKNEI; encoded by the coding sequence ATGAATAAAAAAGTAATATATCCTGGTTCATTTGATCCAGTAACTTTTGGTCACATAGATATAATTAAAAGAGCTTCTAATTTGTTTGATGAAGTTTTTGTGGCAGTCCTTAATAACCAAAGAAAGAATTATTTATTTACTATAGAAGAAAGAAAAAGAATGTTGGAAGAGTCACTAAAAGAATTTAAAAATATTAATATTGTAACTTTTAATGGATTACTTGTTGACCTTGCAAAAAAATTGGAAGTAAACCATATTGTGAGAGGATTAAGAGCGATATCTGATTTTGAGTATGAATTTGAAATTGCTTTAACAAATAGAAATATTAGTAATAAATTTATTGATACTATCTTTTTTATGACAGATGAGAAATATTTTTATTTATCCTCTTCTCTTGTTAAAGAAGTTTATTTTTTAGGAGGAAATGTTGATAATATGGTTCCAGAATGTGTTAAAAAATATCTTGAGCAAAAAAGAGAAAAAAATAATAAAAATGAAATTTAA
- the pta gene encoding phosphate acetyltransferase — protein MEFLELIRDKIKKNPKRLVLPESYDDRMIKAATILIKEGYCKELIMIGDENYIYNKAKELKVNIDGIKIFNINNFREIDKFAEIYLNKRKGKEVNTIEEARNIILSDDKFLYFGALLVEAGYADAMVAGAYNTTGDVLRASLRVIGVKKGFNVASSCFIMILPDKKYGENGIMLFADCATVPDPTSEQLAEIAVTTANTAKELIGLKPKVALLSYSTKGSATGPLVEKVQNAVKIMEKYNLDFEFDGEMQLDAAIIENVGKKKAPNSKVAGKANVLIFPDLNAGNIGYKLVERLGNAIAIGPILQGFNKPVNDLSRGCSVEDIVNVSIITMLKA, from the coding sequence ATGGAATTTTTAGAATTAATAAGAGATAAAATAAAAAAGAATCCAAAAAGATTAGTGTTGCCTGAATCATATGATGATAGAATGATTAAAGCAGCTACAATTTTAATAAAAGAGGGTTATTGTAAAGAATTAATAATGATTGGCGATGAAAATTATATATATAATAAGGCTAAAGAATTGAAAGTTAATATAGATGGGATTAAAATATTTAATATTAATAATTTTAGAGAGATTGATAAGTTTGCTGAAATATATTTAAACAAAAGAAAAGGCAAGGAAGTTAATACTATTGAAGAAGCTAGAAATATTATTTTATCTGATGATAAATTTCTCTATTTTGGAGCTTTATTGGTTGAAGCTGGATATGCAGATGCTATGGTTGCTGGAGCATATAATACTACAGGAGATGTTTTAAGGGCTTCTTTAAGAGTAATTGGAGTTAAAAAAGGATTTAATGTAGCTTCATCATGTTTTATAATGATTTTACCGGATAAAAAGTATGGAGAAAATGGAATAATGCTATTTGCTGATTGTGCAACTGTACCTGATCCAACATCAGAACAACTTGCTGAGATTGCTGTGACTACTGCAAATACTGCAAAAGAGTTAATAGGATTAAAACCTAAAGTAGCTTTACTGTCATATTCAACAAAAGGTTCAGCTACTGGTCCATTAGTAGAAAAGGTTCAAAATGCAGTTAAAATAATGGAAAAATATAATTTAGATTTTGAGTTTGATGGAGAAATGCAATTAGATGCTGCTATAATAGAGAATGTTGGTAAAAAGAAAGCACCAAATTCTAAAGTAGCAGGAAAAGCAAATGTACTTATTTTCCCTGATCTAAATGCAGGAAATATTGGTTATAAATTGGTTGAAAGACTAGGTAATGCTATTGCAATAGGGCCAATTTTACAGGGATTTAATAAACCAGTTAATGATTTATCTAGGGGTTGCTCGGTTGAAGATATAGTTAACGTTTCTATAATTACAATGTTAAAAGCATAA
- the rpmF gene encoding 50S ribosomal protein L32 encodes MAVPKKKPSHARTFRRKRANEKRDLPNLTKCQSCESYILPHRACPKCGFYKGRNVLELKTE; translated from the coding sequence ATGGCTGTTCCAAAGAAGAAACCTTCTCATGCTAGAACATTTAGAAGAAAGAGAGCAAATGAAAAGAGAGATCTTCCTAATTTAACAAAATGCCAATCATGTGAATCTTATATTTTACCGCATAGAGCTTGCCCAAAATGTGGCTTTTATAAAGGAAGAAATGTTTTAGAACTAAAAACTGAATAA
- the plsX gene encoding phosphate acyltransferase PlsX, whose amino-acid sequence MAKIAVDVMSGDRQPEVIIDGCLLYINKTNDDLAIIGDKKKIEKYLNFYPYERKKIEVIQSSEIIKMDDNPLTSYKEKQDSSIVIGTKLLKEKKIAGFFSPGNTGAVVTSCLFEVGRIKGIKRPALAAILPNSRSSTILIDAGANVDCKPYFLFQFAIMGHIFSEKILKKTNPKIGLLSNGEEEQKGNSITKEAYKLLSKSDLNFIGNIEGYNIVDGSVDIVVSDGFFGNIALKSIEGTAKAIMTLLKLKIKESFIATLGGLLIKNSLLEIKEMMDPREYGGAPLLGINGEVIIGHGNSDEIATYNGLRMVKRMSEVGVNNIISKYLKEKLNILNN is encoded by the coding sequence ATGGCCAAAATTGCTGTTGATGTAATGTCAGGTGATAGACAACCAGAAGTTATTATAGATGGATGTTTGCTATATATCAATAAAACAAATGATGATTTAGCTATTATTGGTGATAAAAAAAAGATCGAAAAATACCTTAATTTTTATCCATATGAGAGAAAAAAGATAGAGGTTATACAGTCCTCTGAAATAATCAAGATGGATGATAATCCTTTAACTTCATATAAGGAAAAACAAGATTCATCTATTGTTATAGGTACAAAACTTCTAAAAGAAAAGAAAATAGCTGGTTTTTTTTCCCCTGGAAACACAGGAGCTGTTGTAACTTCTTGCCTATTTGAGGTAGGTAGAATAAAAGGTATTAAGAGACCTGCTTTGGCTGCAATTTTGCCAAATTCAAGAAGTTCTACTATACTTATTGATGCAGGAGCAAATGTAGATTGTAAGCCTTATTTTTTATTTCAATTTGCAATTATGGGGCATATATTTTCTGAAAAGATTCTAAAAAAAACAAATCCTAAAATTGGTTTATTATCAAATGGAGAAGAAGAACAAAAAGGGAATTCTATAACAAAAGAAGCATATAAACTTTTATCTAAAAGTGACTTGAACTTTATTGGAAATATTGAAGGTTATAATATAGTTGATGGGAGTGTTGATATAGTTGTTTCTGATGGTTTTTTTGGCAATATTGCTCTTAAATCTATTGAAGGGACAGCTAAAGCCATTATGACTCTATTAAAATTGAAGATAAAGGAGAGTTTTATAGCAACTTTAGGAGGTCTGTTAATTAAAAATTCTTTATTAGAAATAAAAGAAATGATGGATCCAAGAGAATATGGGGGAGCACCTTTACTTGGAATTAATGGTGAAGTAATTATTGGTCATGGAAACTCTGATGAAATTGCAACTTATAATGGTCTTAGAATGGTAAAAAGAATGTCTGAAGTTGGTGTTAATAATATTATATCCAAATATTTAAAAGAAAAATTAAATATTTTGAATAATTAG
- a CDS encoding ACP S-malonyltransferase, which translates to MLVFPGQGSQFVGMGKFLYDNFSIAKEIYDKARKIVSEKFIEISFNGNEVDIAKTEYSQVIIFLYTYSLFQILKSKNILSFDNYYAGHSLGEVISFAIAEYISFEECLKLIRFRGEVMSSATSIEGGMAALIFPDIDQILETLKSNEYKDKVFIANYNSANQIVISGDKKLIESFCNNFDKKLFKKFVILKVSQAFHTVFMNSAKKEFENYLKDININLNSNNIFSNVTGEIYPKDEKKIKELLARQIESSVLWLDIINNSKEKVKEYIEVGPSSILIPFIKTIVNENDYKLLTYCGDKSLL; encoded by the coding sequence ATGCTTGTATTTCCAGGACAAGGAAGCCAATTTGTTGGTATGGGAAAATTTCTTTACGATAATTTTTCTATAGCTAAGGAAATATATGATAAGGCAAGAAAAATTGTTTCTGAGAAATTTATAGAAATTTCTTTTAATGGTAATGAAGTTGATATTGCAAAGACTGAATATTCACAGGTTATTATTTTTCTTTATACTTATTCATTGTTTCAAATTTTAAAAAGTAAAAATATTTTATCTTTTGATAATTATTATGCTGGGCATTCATTAGGTGAAGTAATAAGTTTTGCTATTGCTGAATATATTAGTTTTGAAGAGTGCTTAAAGCTTATTAGATTCAGAGGAGAAGTTATGTCCTCTGCTACTTCTATTGAAGGTGGTATGGCAGCTTTAATTTTTCCTGATATTGATCAAATTTTAGAAACATTAAAAAGTAATGAATATAAAGATAAAGTTTTTATTGCAAATTATAATTCTGCAAACCAAATAGTTATTTCTGGGGATAAAAAGCTAATAGAGAGTTTTTGTAATAATTTTGATAAAAAATTATTTAAGAAATTTGTTATTTTAAAAGTATCTCAAGCTTTTCATACTGTTTTTATGAATAGTGCAAAAAAAGAATTTGAAAACTATTTAAAAGATATAAATATAAACCTAAATAGTAATAATATATTTTCAAATGTTACTGGAGAGATATACCCTAAAGATGAAAAAAAAATAAAAGAATTGCTTGCTAGACAAATAGAATCCTCAGTTTTGTGGTTAGATATTATAAATAATAGTAAAGAAAAAGTTAAGGAATATATTGAAGTTGGACCTTCAAGTATATTAATTCCTTTTATTAAAACAATAGTTAATGAAAATGATTATAAGCTGCTTACTTATTGTGGAGATAAATCATTGCTGTAG
- the acpP gene encoding acyl carrier protein, which yields MTFEELRDMISEKLGIEKEQITENASFINDLGVDSLEQVELIMELEKKFDITIPDEDQDKLGTVGDLLKYLNSKLADK from the coding sequence ATTACTTTTGAAGAATTAAGAGATATGATATCTGAGAAATTAGGTATTGAGAAAGAACAGATAACTGAAAATGCTTCTTTTATTAATGATCTCGGAGTTGATTCACTTGAACAGGTTGAATTAATAATGGAACTTGAAAAAAAATTTGATATTACAATTCCTGATGAAGATCAGGATAAACTTGGGACTGTTGGTGATTTATTAAAATATTTAAATTCAAAATTGGCTGATAAATAA
- the fabF gene encoding beta-ketoacyl-ACP synthase II, translating into MKRKVVITGYGMITPLAHNADETWEKVIKGENGVDYLFGLRNIEKLPVRFGAQIKNYDPEKYFNKKDLKQYDLFTQYSLIATREAVKKSGLFETDIDKSKVGVILGTGIGGIQTVLSEFENYLKEGEKSVSLYLIPKMISNIAAGIISMEFGLMGVSYAISSACASAGHALGEALRKIQYGELDACIAGGSEAPFTDIAIIGFSHLRALSKENDNPKNACKPFDKNRNGFVMGEGAGIVILEEYEHAKKRGATIYGEFAGFGASSDAYHITASHPDGLGAAICMEKAIEDAKVNKEDIGYINAHGTSTPVGDISETKAIKKVFGEHAYKLNISSTKSMLGHSLGATGAIEFILTLLAVYYGIIPPTINYQEKDPECDLNYTPNVAVEKKLNAAISNSFGFGGQNSTCLIKKI; encoded by the coding sequence ATGAAAAGGAAAGTTGTTATTACTGGTTATGGAATGATTACTCCTCTTGCACATAATGCAGATGAAACATGGGAAAAAGTTATTAAAGGTGAAAATGGTGTTGATTATTTATTTGGATTGAGAAATATTGAAAAACTTCCTGTTAGATTTGGAGCTCAAATAAAAAATTATGATCCAGAGAAATATTTTAATAAAAAAGATTTAAAACAATATGACCTATTTACTCAGTATTCTTTAATTGCAACAAGAGAAGCGGTTAAAAAATCTGGCTTATTTGAAACTGATATAGATAAAAGTAAAGTAGGTGTTATTTTAGGAACAGGAATAGGCGGAATTCAAACCGTATTAAGTGAATTTGAAAATTATTTAAAAGAGGGTGAAAAATCTGTTTCTTTATATCTTATTCCTAAAATGATTTCTAATATAGCTGCTGGTATAATATCTATGGAATTTGGATTAATGGGAGTATCTTATGCAATTTCTTCTGCATGTGCCTCTGCTGGGCATGCTTTAGGAGAAGCTTTAAGAAAAATTCAATATGGAGAACTTGATGCATGTATTGCGGGAGGTTCTGAAGCTCCATTTACAGATATTGCAATTATAGGATTTTCTCACCTTAGAGCTCTTTCAAAAGAGAATGATAATCCTAAAAATGCTTGTAAGCCTTTTGATAAAAATAGAAATGGATTTGTTATGGGTGAAGGAGCTGGGATAGTTATTCTTGAAGAATATGAACATGCCAAAAAAAGAGGTGCAACTATATATGGGGAGTTTGCAGGTTTTGGTGCTTCTTCTGATGCTTATCATATTACAGCTTCACATCCAGATGGTTTAGGTGCTGCTATTTGTATGGAGAAAGCTATTGAAGATGCCAAGGTTAATAAAGAAGATATTGGTTATATAAATGCTCATGGGACATCCACACCAGTAGGAGATATATCTGAAACTAAAGCAATTAAAAAAGTATTTGGTGAACATGCATATAAATTAAATATATCTTCTACAAAATCTATGCTTGGGCATTCTTTAGGAGCTACAGGAGCTATAGAATTTATTTTAACTTTATTAGCAGTATATTACGGAATAATACCACCTACAATTAATTATCAAGAAAAAGATCCTGAATGTGATTTAAATTATACACCAAATGTTGCAGTTGAAAAAAAATTAAATGCAGCTATCTCTAATTCATTTGGATTTGGTGGACAAAATTCGACATGTTTGATCAAAAAGATATAA
- the rnc gene encoding ribonuclease III — translation MFDQKDIKIKNLLKKFNLNCEIFEKYKEAFIHRSYLQIDKNVIHNERLEFLGDAVLELIITDYLYDNFNLSENILTLIRSKIVCENSLSLVSKKLKLGDIIYLGKGEELNGGRNKSSILADTFEALIGAIYKFESYEKAKEFVLKNLENNINKVVKEKSFLHAKTHLQEISQHLYKKLPQYIILEEKKNNSSYRYKILLKVGEMEVGPVISDSKRKAENELAIMAINKLREDHYI, via the coding sequence ATGTTTGATCAAAAAGATATAAAAATTAAAAATTTACTTAAAAAATTTAATCTTAATTGTGAGATTTTTGAAAAATATAAAGAAGCTTTTATACATAGATCTTATTTACAAATAGACAAAAATGTTATTCATAATGAAAGATTAGAATTTCTGGGGGATGCTGTTTTAGAACTTATAATTACTGATTATCTATATGATAATTTTAATCTATCTGAAAATATTCTTACTCTTATAAGATCAAAAATTGTTTGTGAAAACTCTCTCTCACTTGTTTCTAAAAAATTGAAATTGGGAGATATTATTTATCTAGGAAAAGGAGAAGAATTAAATGGAGGAAGAAATAAAAGCTCAATCTTAGCTGATACTTTTGAAGCATTGATTGGAGCAATTTACAAATTTGAAAGTTATGAAAAAGCAAAAGAATTTGTATTAAAAAATCTTGAGAATAATATTAATAAAGTAGTTAAAGAAAAAAGTTTCTTACATGCTAAAACACATCTTCAAGAGATAAGTCAGCATTTGTATAAAAAACTTCCACAATATATTATATTAGAAGAGAAAAAAAATAATAGTAGTTATAGATATAAAATTTTGCTAAAAGTTGGAGAAATGGAAGTGGGACCAGTTATTTCTGATTCAAAAAGGAAAGCTGAAAATGAACTTGCAATAATGGCAATTAATAAATTAAGGGAAGATCATTATATTTAA
- a CDS encoding ATP-binding protein encodes MESSLFYEKIISNIEKLSINDLKKLLKNLYSEKIFFVKFLDEVDDGIIIIDKNYKLLYINRKATVIFKRNYLEEIRDDLPDIIINEINNLNEKNKKIKGIVLPINILKEKYLFEFNLYFLGEAFNNAIAIIFYDINAKYLKEREESISKALSNIIEMTYTFAHEVRNPLTSLDLNLLLLGKELQIIIKENEKCIKCKEIIDDKIEILRNEVKRINSIVDKFLNTTKPLKPNFQKVKINEVIEETSKVLINDFISNNKKLSLCLKNDLEEIFLDPDLLKQIIINLVKNGLDAINNVKNGKVIIKTNSDEKNIYIEVIDNGEGIPQENMDKLFMPFFTTKANGTGLGLTIVYRIINNMGGQIYVKSTLNKGTTFKIVFPKSRFKNISIPFYEEKID; translated from the coding sequence ATGGAATCAAGTTTATTTTATGAGAAAATAATATCTAATATCGAGAAATTATCTATAAACGATTTAAAAAAATTGTTAAAAAATCTTTATTCTGAAAAAATATTTTTTGTAAAATTTCTTGATGAAGTAGATGATGGTATAATTATTATAGATAAAAATTATAAACTATTGTATATAAATAGAAAAGCTACAGTTATATTTAAAAGGAATTACCTTGAAGAAATAAGGGATGATTTGCCTGACATTATTATTAATGAAATCAATAATTTGAATGAGAAAAATAAAAAAATAAAAGGAATTGTTTTGCCCATAAATATATTAAAAGAAAAATATTTGTTTGAATTTAATCTTTATTTTTTGGGAGAAGCATTTAATAATGCGATTGCTATAATATTTTATGATATAAATGCTAAATACTTAAAAGAAAGAGAGGAATCTATTTCTAAAGCTTTGTCAAATATTATAGAAATGACATACACTTTTGCACATGAAGTTAGAAACCCTCTCACATCTCTTGATTTAAACCTTCTTCTATTAGGTAAAGAATTACAAATTATTATAAAAGAAAATGAGAAATGTATAAAATGCAAGGAAATTATAGATGATAAAATTGAAATTTTAAGAAATGAAGTTAAAAGAATTAATAGTATTGTAGATAAGTTTTTAAACACTACTAAACCATTAAAACCAAATTTTCAAAAAGTTAAAATTAATGAAGTTATTGAAGAAACTTCAAAAGTCTTAATAAATGATTTTATTTCTAATAATAAAAAATTGTCATTATGTTTAAAGAATGATCTTGAAGAAATTTTTTTGGATCCAGATCTTTTAAAACAGATTATTATAAATCTTGTTAAAAATGGGCTTGATGCTATTAATAATGTAAAAAATGGAAAGGTTATAATTAAGACTAATTCTGATGAAAAAAATATTTATATAGAAGTAATTGATAATGGTGAAGGTATTCCTCAAGAAAATATGGATAAATTATTTATGCCATTTTTTACTACAAAGGCAAATGGTACAGGGCTGGGGCTTACAATAGTATATAGAATAATTAATAATATGGGTGGACAAATATATGTTAAGTCTACTTTAAATAAAGGAACAACTTTTAAAATAGTATTTCCAAAAAGTAGATTTAAAAATATTAGTATCCCATTTTACGAAGAAAAAATTGATTAA
- a CDS encoding phosphatase PAP2 family protein: MKKIYLYILIFLNFLSSRYFSIIYLFILIFLTNVRFTLNFVFLSGLNFIITYLLKIVFNKKRKPVGFLIPDKYRLPSGHSSNCIILIFFILLTSIFKNYKNIFINNNFLIRDLIKIFIIKIKDINQILILILFLIIFSLSLISRFLLKIHKIEEILAGIIVGFLSILIYVIILDKYFNQFFLRKMGY, encoded by the coding sequence TTGAAAAAAATATATTTATATATTTTAATTTTTCTTAATTTTTTATCTTCTAGGTACTTTTCAATAATTTATCTTTTTATTTTAATATTTTTGACAAATGTAAGATTTACATTAAATTTTGTTTTTCTATCAGGACTTAATTTTATAATAACTTATTTGTTAAAAATAGTTTTTAATAAAAAAAGAAAACCTGTAGGATTCTTAATACCTGACAAATATCGGTTACCTTCAGGGCACTCTTCGAATTGTATTATATTGATTTTTTTTATATTGCTAACTTCAATATTTAAAAATTACAAAAACATTTTTATTAATAATAATTTTTTAATAAGAGATTTAATTAAAATATTTATAATTAAAATAAAAGATATTAATCAAATTTTAATTTTGATTTTATTTTTAATTATATTTTCTCTTAGTTTAATTTCAAGATTCTTACTTAAAATTCATAAAATAGAGGAAATCTTAGCAGGTATAATTGTTGGTTTTCTATCAATTTTAATTTATGTAATTATTTTAGATAAATATTTTAATCAATTTTTTCTTCGTAAAATGGGATACTAA